The sequence GGCGATCGGAGTCGGAGCAGACTAGCAGAGAAGGGAGGGATCCGAGCAGGCAAGGGGTGGAGTTGGGTGGGGTTCGGATTCCGACTCGACGTCGCGCCCACCATCAAAGGGGAACGTGAAAGAACCGACAGTGACAGACAGATGGATGGCGAGACGAAGAAGAAGAGGTATAGATGGCCATTTGGCACTAACACGATGggccggcccaggcacggcacgaaaAAGCACGGTCCAGGCACGACCCGGTCCGATTAGTATAGTGTCGTGCCTGGGCCACTatctcgacccgtagtgctggcacgggcacgacacggttacattttttattttaaaaataatagTTTACATATATTAATTATAAGAATTCAATGTATAACACAATAAAACTGTAGTTGCACTGGTTAGATGGATACGTTTAAGCCTCTTATGCACTAGGTTGTGAGTTCGAGCCCCCACAACTACATATTTTTTGCTAAATTCTACAATATACTCAGATGGGCTATAGTGccaccgggccggcccggcacgactaACAGACTCacgggccgtgcctgggccgcggCAGCGGCACGCCGGCCCATCTGAGCACGGCACGGTTCGCTAGCCGGGCCTGGCGGGCCGTGCCGggtcgggccgtgccggcccgtttggccatctataagaAGAGGACATACAGATGGGCGAAGAACAAATTACAAATTAGGCGTCGTATCCGTGGTCAGACTTGGCAATCTGCAGGCCAATCCGGGTTGGTTGGCTGTTGACCGAGCCGACGTGGACTTGATTCATGGGCACAGGGCACTCTTCTCTTGCTGGACCGGGGAGCTCCTCCGGCTCCTCCAATGAAGTGGGTGATGTGCACAGGTAACTGCCTGCCGACTTGGCTTGGAATTGGATCGACTTCATTCTCAGGATCTTTTTTTCGCAAGAGCAGCAGGCGGCGGATGACCAACAATTCTCCAACTCCTGCCCGCTTCCACCTTCCTCAGACGTAACAGTACGTTCGTACAGAGGGTTCTTTATTCATGTATTATCTCATCTTTCGCGAATTAACCACGGCTTATACAGTTAGTTGTTTAGTTAAATTATGTTTAATCCTCCTGATTAACATATAAATATCTACGTGATCCTGACTGCAATTCTCTAAAAGGTACGGGGGACCAATTCTCACGGAAGATTCCGACCAAAGAAGCTGCTGACCTTCTCTTCCTGACGACGAGCTCACGAATCACGACTATGACATGAGATGCTAAACAGGAGGACTAggggtctgtttggttcagcttttttctgaccagcttttctgagaatctggctgtggagagaatctggctgtgggaagAATCTGCGTATTGTGTGCATTACGTGCGGTGGAAGATGAAGTGGTCGAAATGGTTCAGGATCTAGAAAGGAACAAATTTCTACTATCGTGACGATTCGACCGATTTTGTGTTCATATTGATTTTGGAAGGTTTTTACCAAAGCgatttttatagaagctggctgaaaagctaggACGTTTGGCGATCTGCagtagcttttggtggccagaagctgtaaaaagccgaaacaaacagggcctagaATGGCTACTAGGTTTAGGTTGGATGCACGAGAAACATATGCATGCAGCACTCCAGTCCCTGTAACTATGGCTGGCACACACGTGGACAATGTAGCAGGTCCATAGAACAGCAAATATAGTACATATTAAACCTATCTGAACTTTTAACACAAACATCAGAGTGGCGCAGCGGAAGCGTGGTGGGCCCATAACCCACAGGTCGCAGGATCGAAACCTGCCTCTGATAATATATATTTTTCTTTTTGCTTTATTTTACACACACCAGTACACCACACATCTCAATCAGATCATTACGCATGTAGCGAACACAAATCGTAAAGCTACCGACGCACAGCATCCAAAACCATTACACCGACAGTAAAAGAAAAAACCGAAACCCTCAAATGTCGATGCACATCGCCATCCATGTCTGCAGAAATCGAACGCTTGATCGATCAATCAAATAGACAATAACAAAAGTGCCAGGACGAGGATCACATTAGCTTGTATTAATCCCATCCATCTGGGACGCACAGTACTCAACAAACGAAGCTCAAATATTGTTCTTACAGCCAGCAGTCGACAAAAGCAGCCCAAACAACACGAGATACAAATGCTAACTATAGTTATTGGCTGTATGGAGAGCCAAGCCTCTTATTGAATTCACTCACATCGCAGTATATATCATCCACGCTAGCTAGCCAAATGTTCGGCGCCAGCGACGATAGTCAGTCACAGTTACCACAATACACCCGGCGTCAAGGAAGCTTGGACACGCCCACCCCTTCAGATGGTGATCACCACGCACCTCTCCGGGGTCAGGTCTTCCTCCACCAACGGGCCTACAGAGGTGGTAACCAGGAACCCGTCCACCCTTGCCGCCGTGTCCACATCCACGGTGACCATGCTCAGCCCTCTTCCGACCACATGAATCTTCCTGCCGATGGCCACGAGCGCGCAGGGGGGTCTAGTGACCTTGTCGGAGAGCCTGCCGAGCATGGCCCACTCCTTGGCGTCCTCCCGCCACACCATCAGCTTCGTGCCCATGGACTGCTCCAGCATGTACAGCGTCCCGTCCACGACCACCGTCGGGCTCGAGTAGCAGAGAGCGATCTCGTTCCCTCTGCCCCTCCAGGTGCGTTCCAGCGGGTCGTATACGCCGGCAAAGTACATCCTGTGCCACGCCGCTCGGTGAATGGTCACCAGCTCCTCCCCCAATGCGACGAATTTCACTATGTCAGGGGTGAGCAACGGGTTCTTGTGGGTGCACCACGAGTCCGTGGCCGGGTCATAGATGTCCCATGAATTTGGTGACTTGTCCGTCAAGCCGTATCCATCAGTTATGTACAACTTCTCCTTAAGGGATGCAGACACAAAATAGCACCTGAAAGGAAGGCGGCGGAGCATAAGGAACTGCTCCAATAGATATAGTATATAAGGTGTTGCCTAAGGACGAATATGACATGCTACATATATGTGCTGTTCTAGGGAAAACATGAGGCACTACATATACAGGCACAGATTAATGGAGTACACATGTCATGTTATCTATAATTATAGATTGACAGGTATGTCTCGATCTCGAGAGTGAATATAAAGATGCCAATGGACTTTGCCGATTAAGTACCTTGCTGTAGGCATTGGAGCAGCTGAGCTCCAGCGATTTGAGGATGCGTCATAACAATATACTTCATCCGTAGCATCATACACGGAACTGCAGCCACCCAGAAGAAATAGCTTTTTGTCTAAAGCTTCAATGGTAACACCTTTCCTCCCTGAGC is a genomic window of Zea mays cultivar B73 chromosome 5, Zm-B73-REFERENCE-NAM-5.0, whole genome shotgun sequence containing:
- the LOC100501379 gene encoding F-box/kelch-repeat protein SKIP4 isoform X1, producing MINHHEIVQFGKLYNRDMESAPAHTPLIHGLPDEVALICLARVPRRYHNILRRVSRRWRALLCSEEWHLCRKRNNLDEPWIYVICREAGIKCYVLAPDPPSRCFRIMHVIEPPCSGRKGVTIEALDKKLFLLGGCSSVYDATDEVYCYDASSNRWSSAAPMPTARCYFVSASLKEKLYITDGYGLTDKSPNSWDIYDPATDSWCTHKNPLLTPDIVKFVALGEELVTIHRAAWHRMYFAGVYDPLERTWRGRGNEIALCYSSPTVVVDGTLYMLEQSMGTKLMVWREDAKEWAMLGRLSDKVTRPPCALVAIGRKIHVVGRGLSMVTVDVDTAARVDGFLVTTSVGPLVEEDLTPERCVVITI